A portion of the Chromobacterium sp. IIBBL 290-4 genome contains these proteins:
- a CDS encoding YraN family protein has product MNQAGRDAEDRALALLEAAGLKLVARNWHCRGGEIDLIMRDGAYWVFIEVRHRGGSRFGSAADSITASKQRKLLLAAEVYLAGKGIDAPCRFDAVVSVGDARPQWLKNVFTQ; this is encoded by the coding sequence ATGAATCAGGCCGGCCGCGACGCCGAGGACCGGGCGCTGGCGCTGCTGGAGGCCGCCGGCCTCAAACTGGTGGCGCGCAACTGGCATTGCCGCGGCGGCGAGATCGATCTGATCATGCGCGACGGGGCTTATTGGGTGTTCATCGAGGTGCGCCATCGCGGCGGCAGCCGCTTTGGCAGCGCCGCCGACAGCATCACAGCATCCAAACAAAGGAAACTGCTGCTGGCGGCCGAGGTCTATCTAGCTGGCAAGGGCATAGACGCGCCTTGCCGCTTCGACGCGGTGGTGAGCGTCGGCGATGCCCGGCCGCAGTGGTTGAAGAATGTTTTTACGCAGTAA
- a CDS encoding phosphoheptose isomerase encodes MDLIDRVNGHFLESIAVKQEAMELLSPGVAVAAERMVACLMNEGKILACGNGGSAADAQHFAAEMLGRFEKERPGLAAMSLATDGSSLTAIGNDYDFDMVFSKQVRALGHTNDLLLAISTSGNSANVIEAIYAAHERGMGVIALTGNDGGKITEILSPEDIHLNVPSLRTCRIQETHILLIHALCDAIDCMLLGGE; translated from the coding sequence ATGGATTTGATTGACCGCGTCAACGGCCATTTTCTGGAAAGCATCGCCGTCAAGCAGGAGGCGATGGAGCTGTTGTCGCCCGGCGTGGCGGTGGCTGCGGAACGCATGGTGGCCTGCCTGATGAATGAAGGCAAAATTCTCGCTTGCGGCAATGGCGGTTCGGCCGCCGATGCCCAGCACTTCGCCGCGGAGATGCTGGGGCGCTTCGAGAAAGAGCGTCCGGGCCTGGCGGCGATGTCGCTGGCGACCGATGGCTCGTCGCTGACCGCCATCGGCAACGATTACGATTTCGACATGGTGTTCTCCAAGCAAGTGCGGGCGCTGGGCCATACCAACGACCTGTTGCTGGCGATCTCCACTTCCGGCAATTCCGCCAATGTGATCGAGGCCATCTACGCCGCGCATGAGCGCGGCATGGGCGTGATCGCGCTCACCGGCAACGACGGCGGCAAAATCACAGAAATTTTGTCGCCGGAAGATATCCACTTGAACGTGCCGTCGCTGCGCACCTGCCGGATTCAGGAAACCCATATCCTGCTGATCCACGCGCTGTGCGACGCCATTGATTGCATGCTCCTCGGAGGGGAATGA
- a CDS encoding BON domain-containing protein gives MMKRLMTAALLAAGLASSLSGCVGLVAAGAAGGALVASDRRTSGAYVDDQGIELKSGEQIASQLPSSHVNRTSFNRAVLLTGQVPSEEAKQKAELIVRGIPNVRRVFNYLTVAPASGFSDRSNDTWITSKTRARLLQGKGFNPNDVKVVTEGGVAYMLGLVTQAEGDAATRIVSETAGVQKVVTLYEFISEVAPAK, from the coding sequence ATGATGAAGAGATTGATGACTGCGGCGCTGTTGGCCGCGGGTTTGGCCAGCAGCCTGAGCGGCTGCGTGGGCCTGGTGGCAGCCGGCGCGGCCGGCGGCGCGCTGGTGGCGTCGGATCGCCGCACCAGCGGCGCTTATGTGGATGACCAGGGCATTGAGTTGAAATCGGGCGAGCAGATCGCCAGCCAGTTGCCTTCGTCCCATGTCAACCGCACCAGCTTCAACCGCGCGGTGCTGTTGACCGGCCAGGTGCCGAGCGAAGAGGCCAAGCAGAAGGCCGAGCTGATTGTGCGCGGCATTCCCAATGTGCGCCGCGTGTTCAATTATCTGACAGTGGCGCCGGCTTCCGGCTTCTCCGATCGCAGCAACGACACCTGGATCACCAGCAAGACGCGCGCGCGCCTGTTGCAAGGCAAGGGCTTCAACCCGAACGACGTGAAGGTGGTGACCGAGGGCGGCGTGGCCTACATGCTGGGCCTGGTGACGCAGGCGGAAGGCGATGCGGCTACACGCATCGTCAGCGAAACCGCCGGCGTGCAAAAAGTGGTGACCTTGTACGAGTTCATCTCGGAAGTCGCGCCGGCCAAATAA
- a CDS encoding DUF2938 domain-containing protein has protein sequence MDQTSTLFLLQSLFIGIGATLVMDAWAWLLRRFGVPSLDYALVGRWLGHFRHGRFRHPAIGKAAPMPGEQALGWTAHYAIGALFAALLLALAGPEWLRAPTLPPALLLGLASVAAPFLLLQPAFGAGVAARKTPQPVRARLRSLSAHASFGVGLYLSALALAQLQ, from the coding sequence ATGGATCAAACAAGCACTCTGTTTTTGCTGCAATCTCTCTTTATCGGCATCGGCGCCACGCTGGTGATGGATGCCTGGGCCTGGCTGTTGCGGCGCTTCGGCGTTCCCTCGCTGGATTACGCCCTGGTAGGCCGCTGGCTAGGCCATTTCCGCCATGGCCGCTTCCGCCATCCGGCCATAGGCAAGGCCGCCCCCATGCCCGGCGAGCAAGCCCTGGGCTGGACCGCCCACTACGCCATCGGCGCGCTGTTTGCCGCCCTGCTGCTGGCCCTGGCCGGGCCGGAATGGCTGCGCGCGCCTACGCTGCCGCCTGCGCTGCTGCTAGGCCTGGCCAGCGTGGCCGCGCCCTTCCTGTTGCTGCAACCAGCCTTCGGCGCCGGCGTCGCCGCCCGCAAAACCCCGCAGCCGGTCCGGGCGCGATTGCGCAGCCTGTCGGCGCATGCCTCTTTCGGAGTGGGTTTGTATCTGAGCGCCCTGGCGCTGGCTCAGTTGCAATGA
- a CDS encoding metalloregulator ArsR/SmtB family transcription factor, which yields MPIENLAAMAELARALGNTHRLLLLQALAEGERAVEPLAVRCGLSVANASQHLQQLKRGGLAASRREGKQMLYRLDAPQVADMLAALECCAAHQRSRLGALLKGEAAPGLESLSAAELLQRLAQGEAALLDVRPEEEYAEGHLPGARNIPLDELERRLAELPAGTEVIAYCRGPYCVLSVNAVALLRARGMRARRLSGGFEGWRDAGGALE from the coding sequence ATGCCGATTGAGAACCTGGCCGCAATGGCCGAACTGGCCCGCGCCTTGGGCAATACCCACCGTTTGCTGCTGCTGCAGGCCTTGGCGGAGGGGGAGAGGGCGGTCGAGCCGCTGGCGGTTCGCTGCGGTTTGTCTGTGGCGAATGCGTCTCAGCATTTGCAGCAGCTCAAGCGCGGCGGACTGGCGGCCTCGCGGCGCGAGGGCAAGCAGATGCTGTACCGGCTGGACGCGCCGCAGGTGGCGGACATGTTGGCGGCGCTGGAGTGCTGCGCCGCGCACCAGCGATCGCGGCTGGGGGCCTTGCTGAAAGGCGAGGCGGCGCCGGGGCTGGAGTCCTTGTCCGCCGCAGAGCTGCTGCAGCGCTTAGCGCAAGGCGAGGCCGCCTTGCTGGATGTGCGGCCGGAGGAAGAATATGCCGAGGGGCATCTGCCGGGCGCGCGCAACATCCCGCTGGACGAGCTGGAGCGCCGTCTGGCCGAGCTGCCGGCCGGCACGGAGGTGATCGCCTACTGCCGCGGGCCGTATTGCGTGCTGTCGGTCAATGCCGTGGCCTTGCTGCGCGCGCGCGGCATGCGCGCCCGGCGCTTGTCCGGCGGCTTCGAGGGCTGGCGCGATGCCGGCGGGGCGCTGGAGTAG
- a CDS encoding EAL domain-containing protein, with amino-acid sequence MTAFEHAGLKIGSHFQPIYSLAHRRTIGVEALLRAEQGDVALSPSEAFYTVVSPEQRHQLDLAVSQAHIHRFLQLQSDKPRWLFLNIDAASLSRPERVMALINTIRQAGLEPHKVVLEVLEHVLEVDEALIEGVNVLKNNGFMIAIDDFGVGHSNLERVCQLEPSLVKFDRQLLRNAITQPRSRNLLSRLVRLMHEIGALVVVEGTETERDVLIAMDSGCDLIQGFFIAHPHPHPDGDELITPKLDERWDELMAHALLKRKLTRRQIELARQCFVQSAISLMQGTPFDLAARPMLSLPDVIRCFLLDSEGRQIGRNLNSRQSPSALDPRYAPLADTTGAVWSRRSYFQHAVDQPGVLYMSEPYLSMTDPRSCVTMSMAIEIDECMHVLCADLLVPKTDAS; translated from the coding sequence ATGACCGCTTTCGAGCACGCCGGCCTGAAAATCGGCAGCCACTTTCAGCCCATCTATAGCCTGGCGCACCGACGCACCATAGGCGTGGAGGCATTGCTGCGGGCCGAGCAGGGCGATGTCGCGCTCAGCCCATCCGAAGCCTTTTACACCGTGGTGTCGCCCGAGCAGCGCCATCAGCTGGATCTGGCCGTCAGCCAGGCCCACATCCACCGCTTCCTGCAATTGCAATCGGACAAGCCGCGCTGGCTGTTCCTCAATATCGACGCCGCTTCGCTGTCGCGCCCGGAACGGGTGATGGCGCTGATCAACACCATACGCCAGGCCGGCCTGGAGCCGCACAAGGTGGTGCTGGAGGTGCTTGAGCATGTGCTGGAGGTGGACGAGGCGCTGATCGAAGGCGTCAATGTGCTGAAGAACAACGGCTTCATGATCGCCATCGACGATTTCGGCGTCGGCCATTCCAACCTGGAGCGCGTCTGCCAGCTGGAGCCCAGCCTGGTGAAATTCGACCGCCAGCTGCTGCGCAACGCCATCACCCAGCCGCGCAGCCGCAATCTGCTGTCGCGCCTGGTCAGGCTGATGCACGAGATTGGTGCATTGGTGGTGGTGGAAGGCACGGAAACCGAGCGCGACGTGCTGATCGCCATGGACTCCGGCTGCGATTTGATCCAGGGCTTTTTCATCGCCCATCCCCATCCGCACCCGGACGGCGACGAGTTGATTACCCCGAAACTGGACGAGCGCTGGGACGAATTGATGGCGCATGCGCTGCTCAAGCGCAAGCTGACCCGCCGCCAGATCGAACTGGCGCGGCAATGCTTTGTGCAAAGCGCCATTTCGCTGATGCAGGGCACGCCTTTCGACTTGGCCGCGCGCCCCATGCTGTCGCTGCCGGATGTGATCCGCTGCTTTCTGCTGGACAGCGAAGGCCGGCAGATCGGCCGCAATCTCAACAGCCGCCAGTCGCCCAGCGCGCTGGACCCGCGCTACGCGCCGCTGGCCGACACCACCGGCGCGGTGTGGTCGCGCCGCAGCTATTTCCAGCACGCGGTAGACCAACCCGGCGTGCTGTACATGAGCGAGCCTTATCTATCGATGACCGACCCGCGCTCCTGCGTGACGATGTCGATGGCGATAGAGATAGATGAATGCATGCACGTGCTGTGCGCCGACTTGCTGGTGCCGAAAACCGACGCGTCCTGA
- a CDS encoding Tim44 domain-containing protein, translating into MTTRAKTTILAFTMVSVLATPFAEAARLGKSKSAGMQRSAPTRTYQPSTPAQPMAAPQPRSGAAVPPAQAPAQQGSGMGKALAAGAAGAVAGAAIGYMAGSSNSEKAQQPAQGQQQPAQAAQQEPAQQAQVQQNAPAQHEKGGMPWGTLLMLGLALAAGLYFFRRKAGTPGMAAPRAASMPAMGNNNANFDAIPKIGSGLNNGGAAGGFGAPAQPAAARLPDGTETPNFLRQAKATFLHLQSLNSPDSLEEVRKYMTPDLFEALREDIASNTGVADFSQLDCQLSDATIENGAYIASVVFSGNVSEEVNAPAVPFRETWHYVKDGTTGGKWLVAGIQQD; encoded by the coding sequence CCATGGTTTCCGTGTTGGCTACCCCGTTCGCCGAGGCCGCGCGCCTCGGCAAGAGCAAGAGCGCTGGCATGCAGCGCTCCGCTCCCACCCGTACTTACCAGCCGAGCACGCCGGCGCAACCGATGGCGGCTCCGCAGCCGCGCAGCGGCGCGGCGGTGCCTCCGGCGCAAGCCCCGGCCCAGCAAGGCAGCGGCATGGGCAAGGCCCTGGCCGCCGGCGCGGCCGGCGCGGTAGCCGGCGCCGCCATCGGCTATATGGCCGGCTCCTCCAACAGCGAAAAGGCGCAGCAACCGGCTCAAGGCCAGCAGCAACCCGCCCAGGCCGCGCAGCAAGAACCCGCCCAACAGGCTCAGGTTCAGCAAAACGCGCCTGCGCAGCATGAAAAAGGCGGCATGCCCTGGGGCACGCTGCTGATGCTGGGTCTGGCCCTGGCCGCCGGCCTGTACTTCTTCCGCCGCAAGGCAGGCACGCCGGGCATGGCAGCGCCTCGCGCCGCCAGCATGCCGGCGATGGGCAATAACAACGCCAACTTCGACGCCATCCCCAAGATCGGCTCCGGCCTGAACAACGGCGGCGCGGCCGGCGGCTTCGGCGCGCCCGCCCAGCCGGCGGCGGCCCGTCTGCCGGACGGCACCGAAACGCCGAACTTCCTGCGTCAAGCCAAAGCCACCTTCCTGCACCTGCAAAGCCTGAACTCGCCGGACAGCCTGGAAGAAGTGCGCAAGTACATGACGCCGGATCTGTTCGAAGCGCTGCGCGAAGACATCGCCTCCAACACCGGCGTGGCCGACTTCTCGCAACTGGATTGCCAGCTGTCCGACGCCACCATTGAAAACGGCGCCTACATCGCCAGCGTGGTGTTCAGCGGCAATGTCAGCGAAGAAGTCAACGCGCCGGCCGTGCCGTTCCGCGAAACCTGGCACTACGTGAAAGACGGCACCACCGGCGGCAAGTGGCTGGTGGCGGGCATCCAGCAGGACTGA